The region AACGGTCTCCCCGCCGAGCGCTGTCGCGATCGTCGTCTGCATGTCGTCGATCATGAGGCCGTAGCGGGCAAGCGCCGACCGATCGGGCGTGATGTCGAGATAATAGCCGCCCATCACACGTTCCGCGTAGGCCGAGGAGGCGCCGCGGACGCTCTTCACCACTTTCTCGACTTGCCGGGCGAGGCTCTCCATCTGGGCCAGGTCGCGGCCGAATATCTTGATCCCGACTGGGGTCCGTATGCCGGTGGCGAGCATGTCGATCCTGTTGCGGATCGGCATGGTCCAGGCGTTCGAAACGCCGGGGAATTGCAGCGCCGCGTCCATTTCAGCGACCAAGCTGTCTACGGTCACTCCCCGCCGCCATTGTTCCTTTGGCTTCAAATTGATGATGGTTTCGAACATTTCGAGCGGCGCAGGATCGGTCGCCGTCGAGGCGCGCCCCGCCTTGCCAAAGACGGACTCCACCTCAGGGAAGGATTTAATGATCCGATCCTGCGTCTGCAGCAATTGCGCGGCCTTTGTCACCGAAAGGCCCGGCAGAGTCGTCGGCATATAGAGCAACGCGCCTTCGTTGAGGGCGGGCATGAATTCCGAGCCAAGCTGCCGCGCGGGGAGCATCGTGATCCCGAGCGCCGCGACCGCCAGCAATATGGTGAGGAGCTTGAAACGCATCACCAGTTGGATGACCGGGCGATAGATGAAGATCAGCGCCCGATTGATGGGGTTCCTTTCCTCTGAAATGATTTTCCCGCGGACGAAGACCACCATCAGCGCCGGCACCAGCGTCACCGAGAGTAGGGCGGCCGCCGCCATGGAGAAGGTCTTGGTGTAAGCGAGCGGGCTGAACAGTCGTCCTTCCTGGGATTCGAGCGTGAAGATTGGCAGGAAGGAAACCGTGATGATCAGGAGGCTGAAGAACAGGGCTGGTCCGACTTCGGTCGCGGCTTCGATCAAAATGTCGATACGCGAGGCCTCTAGCGGCGCCTTTTCCAGTCGCTTATGGGCGTTCTCGATCATGACAATGGCGGCGTCGACCATGGCGCCGATGGCGATCGCGATGCCTCCCAGGCTCATGATGTTGGAGCCGAGCCCAAGCGCCTTCATGGCCGCGAAGGCCATGAGCACGCCGACCGGCAACATGATGATGGCGACGAGCGCGCTTCTAAAATGCAGGAGGAAGACGACGCACACCAGCGCGACGATGAAGCTCTCCTCGACGAGCGTGCTGCGCAAAGTCTCGATCGCCGCGTGGATCAGTTGCGAACGATCGTAGACGGGGATGATTTCGACGCCCTTGGGCAGGCTGGGCGCAATCTGCGCCAGCGCCGCTCTGATATTGTCGATGACCGTCAGAGCGTTCGCGCCATACCGCTGCAACGCAATGCCGCTTGCAACCTCGCCCTCGCCGTTCAGCTCCGTGATCCCGCGCCGCTCGTCAGGCCCGAGTTCGATACGGGCGACGTCTTTCAAGAGTAGCGGCGTGCCTTCGCCGGCGCGAAGCACAATGTTTTCGAGATCGGCGATTCCCTTCAGATAGCCGCGCCCGCGAACGATGAACTCAAATTCCGAGAGTTCGACCGTGCGGCCGCCGACATCGGCGTTATTGGCGCGGATGACCTCGCGAATCCTGGAGAGCGGAATATCGAGGGCGCGCAGCCGATTAGGATCGACCACGACATTGTATTGCTTGACAAAGCCTCCGACGCTCGCGACTTCGGCGACGCCCTCGGCTTTGGCGAGGCCATAGCGGAGCGTCCAGTCCTGGAGCGAGCGCAACTCGGCAAGCGTCATCTGCTTGGCGACGAGCGCGTATTGATAGACCCAGCCGACGCCTGTGGCGTCGGGGCCGAGAACCGGCGTTGCGCCAGCCGGTAAGCGCTTGGTCGCCGCGCTCAGATATTCGAGCACGCGCGAACGCGCCCAATAGACGTCGACACCGTCCTCGAAAATCACATAGACGAAAGAGACGCCGAAGAAGGAAAAGCCACGGACCACTTTCGACCGCGGCACGGTGAGCATCGCGCTCGCGAGCGGATAGGTGACTTGGTCCTCGACCACCTGCGGCGCCTGGCCCGGATATTCCGTGTAGACGATCGCTTGTACGTCCGAGAGATCGGGAATGGCGTCGAGCGGCAAGGTTCTCACCGCATAGACGCCCGTGGCGATCGCGAAGACTGTTCCGATGAAGATCAGCACAAGGTTGCGGGCCGACCACGCGATGAGCCGGCCGATCATTTGCCTGCCCCGCTCTGATCCAGCGTCTGCAGCGCCGCTTTGAGATTGCTCTCGGCGTCGATGAGAAAATTAGCCGAGGTCACGACTCGATCGC is a window of Methylocystis sp. IM3 DNA encoding:
- a CDS encoding efflux RND transporter permease subunit is translated as MIGRLIAWSARNLVLIFIGTVFAIATGVYAVRTLPLDAIPDLSDVQAIVYTEYPGQAPQVVEDQVTYPLASAMLTVPRSKVVRGFSFFGVSFVYVIFEDGVDVYWARSRVLEYLSAATKRLPAGATPVLGPDATGVGWVYQYALVAKQMTLAELRSLQDWTLRYGLAKAEGVAEVASVGGFVKQYNVVVDPNRLRALDIPLSRIREVIRANNADVGGRTVELSEFEFIVRGRGYLKGIADLENIVLRAGEGTPLLLKDVARIELGPDERRGITELNGEGEVASGIALQRYGANALTVIDNIRAALAQIAPSLPKGVEIIPVYDRSQLIHAAIETLRSTLVEESFIVALVCVVFLLHFRSALVAIIMLPVGVLMAFAAMKALGLGSNIMSLGGIAIAIGAMVDAAIVMIENAHKRLEKAPLEASRIDILIEAATEVGPALFFSLLIITVSFLPIFTLESQEGRLFSPLAYTKTFSMAAAALLSVTLVPALMVVFVRGKIISEERNPINRALIFIYRPVIQLVMRFKLLTILLAVAALGITMLPARQLGSEFMPALNEGALLYMPTTLPGLSVTKAAQLLQTQDRIIKSFPEVESVFGKAGRASTATDPAPLEMFETIINLKPKEQWRRGVTVDSLVAEMDAALQFPGVSNAWTMPIRNRIDMLATGIRTPVGIKIFGRDLAQMESLARQVEKVVKSVRGASSAYAERVMGGYYLDITPDRSALARYGLMIDDMQTTIATALGGETVTTTVEGRERYGVNVRYPRDFRSSPRAIASEVLIPLPGGGTIPLGEVAKVELVRGPTSIRTENGQLAVYIFVDIRDRDIGGFVNEARKAVNEAIDFPSGSYVVWSGQFEYLERAEARMRIVVPVTLFIIFLLLYLNFRKITETLIVMLSLPFALVGGVWLMWLLNFNMSIAVGVGSIALAGVAAETGVVMLIYLEAAMQEVTEARATDGKPFTKADLREAIMLGAVERVRPKMMTVVAIMAGLVPILWSTGAGSEVMQRIAVPMIGGMVSSTLLTLVVIPAIYALIKGIGLPAGDDGGGSTNGEASAGGIGSAQVAVR